Proteins encoded by one window of Muntiacus reevesi chromosome 6, mMunRee1.1, whole genome shotgun sequence:
- the SYPL1 gene encoding synaptophysin-like protein 1 has product MSSFQLNLNPLKEPLGFIKVLEWIASIFAFATCGGFKGKTEIQVSCDKGAENKTITATFGYPFRLNEASFQAPQGVNVCRVDWKNYVLIGDYSSSAQFYVTFAVFVFLYCIAALLLYVGYTNLYRDNRKLPMTDFVITIVATFLWLVSTSAWAKALTDIKTATGPSIVQELKPCSVQGTLCQFVSVTSMGSLNVSVIFGFLNMILWGGNAWFVYKETSFHSPSNTTSQGGIPPPTGI; this is encoded by the exons ATGTCCTCCTTCCAGCTCAACCTCAACCCGCTCAAGGAGCCTCTCGGCTTCATCAAAGTCCTCGAGTGG ATTGCTTCTATCTTTGCTTTTGCTACCTGTGGAGGTTTTAAGGGCAAAACAGAAATTCAAGTGTCTTGTGATAAAGGTGCTGAGAATAAAACGATTACAGCTACTTTTGGTTATCCATTCAG GTTGAATGAGGCATCATTTCAGGCACCTCAAGGTGTAAATGTCTGTCGTGTAGATTGGAAAAATTATGTCCTTATTGGAGATTACTCCTCTTCCGCGCAGTTCTATGTTACTTTTGCAGTCTTTGTCTTCCTGTACTGCATTGCTGCTCTTCTGCTTTATGTTGGTTACACAAACCTGTATCGTGATAATCGAAAGCTTCCCATGACT GACTTTGTAATTACTATTGTTGCGACTTTTTTGTGGTTGGTGAGCACTTCAGCCTGGGCTAAAGCTCTTACAGATATTAAAACAGCTACCGGTCCCAGCATTGTCCAGGAGCTTAAACCTTGTAGTGTTCAAGGAACGTTGTGCCAGTTCGTCTCTGTAACGAGTATGGGGTCCCTAAACGTATCTGTG aTCTTTGGCTTTCTGAATATGATACTTTGGGGAGGAAATGCATGGTTTGTGTACAAGGAGACCAGCTTTCACAGTCCATCAAATACTACTTCTCAAGGAGGTATTCCTCCTCCAACTGGAATATAA